The Klebsiella aerogenes KCTC 2190 region TTCTATGATCTATTATCGAGAAAAGCAGTAATCAATTCTAGTTTAGAAGTAACATTACTTGGCAACAGAGAAGACCAAATAGAAGAGCGAAGATTAAAAAACACCACTCGCAAAAGCGCTTCATACGATGCCAAAAACCCAATATATCCTTTGGTAGAAGAAGCTATAATAACATCATTTTCAGACACTATAACTGAGATAGATTCAGATTTATTTGAAAGGTGTTATGTTAATACACCTGACAGGATGAAATTTGATAGGCGTGTGAACATGCACATATCAAAAAGTCAGCATCTGTTTAACACAACGCCTATCAGACCAATGCAAAGAAGGGATGCGAATGCTTTTAAAGATTCTTTGATGCGCGCAAAAAGAAACGCCAAGCCTTTAGCGATTGTTATTTTAGGAACTGTTGGCGCAGGAAAAACAACATTCCTTCATTATACAAGAAACGTTTCAGCAGTTGATTTTTTCACTAAATCCCCTGACAAACCATATCCACATTGGATAAAAGTTGATTTTCTACAATATACAAATGACATCACTCCAATTGATTATATTTACAACACCATCAAAAATTACATAATCAACGACGATTTCTTTAGCAATTATGAATTATGCATACAAAATGCCTACAAGGAAGAAATAGCATCAATTGTAAAAGGCCCGGCATTTTTGATTTCCAAAGACGAACAAAGAATAAATGAACTAATCACTCACAAGCTTAGCTCTGACTACGAAAAAGTTAAGCCATATGCAGACCAGCTAATAAGTTATGCGGCTAAAAACACCTCAGTTTTCTTAGTCGTAGATAACGTTGATCAACTTAATGAAGAAGCGCAATCACAAATCTTTACTGACTGCGTAGCATTCTCCCAAAGATTAAAATGTAATTTAGTTATTTCTCTTCGAAGTTCCACCTATGTGGAGCACAGAAATTCCGCAGCATTTAACGCGTTCGACTTCGATCCAATATTAATTGAACCTCCAAAGGTTGAAGCCGTACTGTCAAAAAGATTTTTTTTGGCAAAAAATATGTTAGAGGGAGAAGATGGTGATTTCGAGTCTGATAATGGAATGCGTTTCCATGTAGATAATAAGGCTGATCTAATCAGCCTACTACAAAGTTCAGTATTAGGGACTGAAATTGGTAATTTATTAGAAGTGCTAGCTGCTGGTGATATACGCAATGCTTTAAGAATGACTCGCGAATTCATCGAGCATGGATATACTAACCCCGGAAAAGCCATGAGGGTTTACAAAGAACATGGAACGTATGTATTACCAAAACACGAAGCCCTACGAGCAATTTTGTTAGGAAATCAGGCCGTGTATTCTGAGGCATATTCTTTAGTCGGAAATCCTTTCGACTCTCGAAAAGGAAAAACAAACTTACAATTACTACGACTTTTTGTACTTACGGCACTGGTACAATATAGTGCAGATCCTGCATTCCAATACATAGACGGAATAGACATTCGTAAAAACTTAAGAAAAATTGGCATTGGTGATGATGACACTCTAAGTGTATTAAAAGACTTGTGCACATTAAGATTTATCAGCACCGCTGGGCACGACGTTCCAGAATTTAAATCAAGTTATTACCCAACAAGATTAGGAGGGTATATAACAAAAGAGCTAATAAGCAATTTCACATATATTGAATGCACCATGATGGACACATTTATAGCCGATGAAAAGATCTGGGAAGAATTAAAGAACTTTGAGAGACTAATAGTGAACTCATCAAATGATGTAATTAAAAGACTAAGTTTCAGAAAGGAAAGAGCATCGATTTTCTATAATTATATGACAACACTTTATAGTTCTTTATTTGAAGAAGCAAATAAACGGTTACTACCAAAAGAATGGCGTTCAAATCCATTAGCAGAAGCACAATATGCTTTTGATGAAAATCTCAATAAGGCACTTCAATCAGCTCAGCGTAACTATGGTGAGCGCTAAAAAGAGAAAAGCCACACCTGAGAGTGTGGCTCCTTAACATGTGAAATGGGAGGATTCCTTTTTCTGAGGACATCAGTATATTGCATCCTCCGCCCTTTGAAAAGGATAAAATCATTGAAATAAAAAGCAAAAAAAAGAACATCACATTATCCTATTGAGTAGTAATGGTTATTTTTTTAAGACTGGATAAAAAACCATACAAAAGATGAGATTTAGCTCTCAATTTCATGATGTAAATCTATCTAGAGGAATAATGAAAAATGTTTTTCTAGTAAAATTTCATATACAAATTAGCACTCTAAATTACTTTTTTAACCCCGCTAGCACTAAATACTAGCTATCACACCTACGGGGCTCACATGTCTAATGATCTCCTCCCTGAAAACAGTACCAGGCTAAACTGAAGTCTCCGGTCTTTCTTCCATCTCAAAGAGAGGCACATCGCCATGAAAAAGACCCGTTATACCGAAGAACAGATCGCGTTTGCGCTGAAACAGGCCGAAACCGGCACCCGCGTCGAGGAAGTCTGCAGAAAGATGGGCATTTCTGAGGCCACGTTTTACAACTGGAAGAAGAAATTCGCCGGTCTGGGCGTAACGGAACTGCGCCGTCTGCGGCAACTGGAGGATGAAAATCAGCGGCTGAAGAAACTGGTGGCAGACCTGAGTCTGGACAAAGAGATGCTGCAGGAGGTACTGAAACAAAAGTTCTGAGGCCGGCTCAGAAGCGCCAGGCGGTGCATTTTCTGCAGGAGGCCTATCGTATCAGTGTCCGCCGGGGATGCGGGTTGCTGATGCAGAGCAGAACTGTCTACCACTGGCAGAGCCGGCGTGACGATCGGGCGATAACCCTGCGTATCCGGGAAATAGCGGAAACCCGGATACGGTACGGTTGCCCGCGTATTCATATCCAGTTGCGGCGGGAAGGCTGGCAGATTAACCACAAGAAAACACACCGGATTTATTGTCTGGAAGGCCTGAATTTGCGCAGAAAGCGCCCCCGCAGGCATGTCAGTGCCGCACGCCGCCAGCAGCGCCCGGCCCTGACGCATATCGAGCAGTGCTGGAGTATGGATTTCGTGTCGGATAGTCTGTTTAACGGGCGGCGTTTTCGGGCGCTGACTGTAGTGGATAATTTTAGTCGGGAGTGTCTGGCGATCCATGCCGGAAAATCGCTGAAAGGCGAGGATGTGGTCAGCATAGTGGAAGCATTACGGGTGCTGGATAAACGCCTGCCGGTACGTATCCAGACGGATAACGGCAGCGAGTTCATCTCGAAAAGTCTGGATAAATGGGCGTATGAGCACGGTGTCACGATAGACTTCTCCCGTCCCGGGAAACCGACCGATAACCCGTTTATTGAGTCATTTAACGGCAGCCTGCGGGACGAATGTCTGAACATTCACTGGTTCCTGTCACTGGAAGATGCGCAGGACAAACTCGACAAGTGGCGCAGGGAATATAATCATGAGAGGACGCATTCATCACTAAATGACATGACTCCGGCTGAATTTATCCGAAGTCTCCAGAAAGACGAAGATCTCTGATTTAGCACTGCACTGATTTTGGGCCAGGGTCAGAAAAACGGAACTCTCAAAAAGTGCGTAGAACTAAAACAGGTGTGCTTACACTACATGTGTGCTTGGACATACTGACATTAAGATGACGATGCGCTATGCGCACTTTGCCCCTAACCATTTAGAGGATACAGTGAAACTAAACCCTCTAGCAGACACTCTTCCCTAAAAACCAATCAAGAAAAGAAACCTTACCTTGATGATTACGAAGGAGTGAATTTTTGGGGTGTTAGCAAGCTAATTTCACTTTCCTGAATATCGGCGAAAGGTACAGCAATATGTTCAGGGGTTGGAAGTGGACTCAGACTGCTCAGAGCATCCGCGCATGCCTCCTGTGCTGCGGTATTAATTATCTCAACTTTAGCAACTGCCTCGGCTTCTGTATTTGGTATTGGATTTAGATTCTCGTCCAGTAATCCACTAGCTTGTGGGAGGGAGTGCATGTTTGCCAAAATTGTTACTAATGGCGCTATGCTTTTTGAAGCAACCTCAACTCTCGGGTCTGTCACAAACTTAAATACACCGGCACCAGTGACTTCAATCACTGTGGGATGGGCTCCCGCAAGATCGGTATTTCTGTGCGTTAAAAGGGCAAGACAAACACATGCAAACAATGAGACTGCCGCCGCTAGAAACGGAACCCAAAACAAAGACTTATCCACATAAATCAAAAAACTACCAATCACACATAAAATTCCTGTAATGATACCGAGAATAACTATCACTGACTGGCTTTTTTTAGCATCTACATTTACAG contains the following coding sequences:
- a CDS encoding IS3 family transposase (programmed frameshift), translating into MKKTRYTEEQIAFALKQAETGTRVEEVCRKMGISEATFYNWKKKFAGLGVTELRRLRQLEDENQRLKKLVADLSLDKEMLQEVLKPKVLRPAQKRQAVHFLQEAYRISVRRGCGLLMQSRTVYHWQSRRDDRAITLRIREIAETRIRYGCPRIHIQLRREGWQINHKKTHRIYCLEGLNLRRKRPRRHVSAARRQQRPALTHIEQCWSMDFVSDSLFNGRRFRALTVVDNFSRECLAIHAGKSLKGEDVVSIVEALRVLDKRLPVRIQTDNGSEFISKSLDKWAYEHGVTIDFSRPGKPTDNPFIESFNGSLRDECLNIHWFLSLEDAQDKLDKWRREYNHERTHSSLNDMTPAEFIRSLQKDEDL